aaaaaaaaaaaaaaagacgagGAGAAAGGGAAAACAATGAGGGGAACACAGGAACTTTAGTTACTGGTGAGAACTTGAACCTGGAAATCAGTTCTTTTTGGAGGCAACTGCATGGTTGTGACCAGGCGATCAGAGAAAGAAACTCTCTTTATAGCATACAGTTCCAACGTAGCAGTGTTACCAAGTACGAGCCACCATGCTTCATCTTTTATCTGCAAAACAACGTGTAGTTTAATTTACAGCAACTTTGTAGTCAAGAATGGAGCTGAGAATTTTACCTTGGGAAAGCGTGGTGCATATGCTCTGGATCGGTTTTTCCTCGAACTTATCTTCTCCAGTCTTATGTGAAGAGAGGGAGGTTTTTCAACGTCCTCATCCCTCCTTTGAAGTTTTATCTTCA
This portion of the Cucurbita pepo subsp. pepo cultivar mu-cu-16 unplaced genomic scaffold, ASM280686v2 Cp4.1_scaffold005063, whole genome shotgun sequence genome encodes:
- the LOC111787092 gene encoding DExH-box ATP-dependent RNA helicase DExH14-like produces the protein MKIKLQRRDEDVEKPPSLHIRLEKISSRKNRSRAYAPRFPKIKDEAWWLVLGNTATLELYAIKRVSFSDRLVTTMQLPPKRTDFQVQVLTSN